Genomic window (Coleofasciculaceae cyanobacterium):
CGCAAGTTTATCGACCTTCCGACGTACCCAACTATTTGCTGTTCATCTATTACGTAATAAATACACGAACAATCTGGAAGTAAATCCTTGTTCTTAAGTTCTATATGGTCTAGTTTTAAAATAAAATTATCAGCCAGCATTTAAAAATATCAGAGCATATATTTATAATCTATTGCACTGTCAGCTAAATAATTTTGAAGATTATTTAAAGTATTGACAATTAATTTACCAAAAAGACAAATCTTAATTTATGTCCAAGCAATTAGCCTACATTGATATATCATATTTTTTGAGTAGTTCTTAACGAAAAGTTAGTCTAAGTAACGGAGTATGAGGAAATAAAGCTCATGTAATTGAAACCATATGCCTTTTACCCTGATTCAAGGAACTTTCCAACCCGACACGGGAAACCCCGACGGAGATACGGTACGTTTTGCGCCCGACAATTCAATGCTGGTATTTATGCTAAATCGCCGAGGTAGACCACCTAGAATCAACCAGGATAATAAAACAATATCTCTACGCTATGAAGGTATAGATGCGATGGAAAATGGCGCACGAACACCTGAATCTTCAAACGCTACAGAAAAGAACTTAGATCTGCTCGGTATTACCGATACTGTTGGCGAAACTCAAGGTTATATTTTATCAAATCAGCTAGACCCTAACGGCAGAGCAATCTCTTTCATTTTTACGGGTAAGCCTAAAGACGGCGAAGCTGATGGAAATAGTATTTTTCTGACTCCAGAACGGCTGAAAACCAGCATAAATTATAAGTTGATCGCCAACGGAAATGCTTACCCTTTATTTTATGACACTTTATTTTACGATCTGCGCCAAGAAATAACTAATATGGTGCAGACTGCCAGAAAAGCTAAAAAAGGTATTTGGCAAGATGATGTTACTACTGAAGGCGTTACTTGGAAAGGAGCTAGTTCTCTTGATAAACTACCACCTTTGTTTCCTAAACTATGGAGAAGGCTACAGGAATATACTTTAGATCGTGATTTTAGAGACGATTCACAGACGCTAGATGAGTTTATTGACTACCTACAAATCAAGCGTTCAGAAAGAGTGCTAGTGCTTGCTCAGGCGCGTTTTACGGGATTTGATAATGTTATTGAAGTCAATGGCAACACCATAAAGCTGTTGTTTCAACCCGAAGAACTTATATTTATGTCTTAGCCTAGTTAAGTTGAATAACTAAGCCAGAACTAAGTTTAAAAAACAAAAAAATAACATCTTTGGTTAACTGCGCGATCGCACTATACTATGAATGATTTCTCTTGGTGAATTATGCTGAAGCAATTTGCGATCGCCATCAGCTTGATTCTGTTTTTCGCATTATTTACAATAGACTAGCTAAAGTAAGAACTTTGATTGTCACCGCAATTATTTTAGCGATTGCTTGGGCAAGTAATAAAAATATGTTTGCGTTAGGAATATTGGCTTGGTAGTAGTATTTTATACCTTATTAGATAAATTAGTAACACCCTGATTAATTCACCTGGGATTTCACTCAAGAGCGATAATCTTCTAACAATGTTGGTAGATAATCGTAACCATCAACGCCAATTAAACCGATAATTTGCGATCGCTGTTGTCCTAAAATATTGTTAAATTCAGCTCCGATCTGCCCTTGAATAATTGACAGCAAACCTGCTACCTGTCGCCACTCAAGGGAATTAATTTGATTCAGTAGATACATTCCTAGGCTGCCGTAAGTAATAGCCGCTGCTCGATCGTCAATGCTGTAATAGGCTTCTGCTAGATAAGAGAAGCTCAATCCTTGAAGATAGACATCCCGAGAATACTGAGCCAATTCCGCGCCTTTAGTCAAAGATGCGATCGCTGCGGTAGGCTGTTCTAAGATTACATAGGCAATACCCAAACTGCTGTAGCCAAAAGATTGACTCTGAGAATCTCCTTGCTTCTTGGCCAGCTCAACTCCTTGTTCGAGATAACGAATTGCTTCACTATAGCTTTCTGCTGCCATACTATCTAGCTCTCGTGCTGCAAACACCTGAGCATAGCCTAAGTTAACTGAAGCGTTGGCTTCTCCTAACTTATCACCTACCTGACGGGCAGCAATTAAGGCTCTCTGACTATAGTTTATTGCTTCGCTGTAGTTTTTTAGATTAACGTTAGTGCGACTGAGATGATTGAGGTTGGCAATCTCGCAGTGGTAGTCATTGGCATCAATAGCAATTTCCAACGCTTCTTGATGAAAAAGAATAGCTTTTTCATAAGCTCCCGCAGTCCGCTGAGAATAGCCTAATAAAGTTAAAATACGAGCTTTTTCTTCAGTCCCTTCCACCTGTTTGAGAGGTTCATCAAAATAATCTAGGGTATCCTGCAAATATTCTCCTGAGAAAGAGGCAAACACGCCGCTGTAGAGAGGAAAATCTTCTCGTTGGGCAAAAGTACGTAAAATTTGCAGCATCATGAGAAAACAACCATCAGCCAAAGCAGGGTTACTATTTTCCAATGCTTGCCACAGTTCGCACCAGATAGAGGCAAAGGTCAATAGAGTACTATAAGATAGTTCTTTGCCAAACTTAGAGTTATAGGGCTGGCGATCAAACCAGGTGACTAAACCTCGCTGAATATATTGCAGCAGAATCGCCAACTCAATCCAGCCTCTTAATTCTAAATTGTTTGCCACTCTCGCAAAAGCTAAGGTTGATTGTTGTTGAGCTAAGGTTTGAAATAGCTGCTTGGGCAAGGCACTAGAAACTTTCTGCGCCCAAATCCGCCAAGGATTTGGTCTTTGGGCATCGAAACCCGAGAAATTACTGGACGAACCATACATCCAGCTCACTAAATCTTCTTCTAAGGCAGTAAAAGTCTTTAAGCCTTCGCTAATGCCATCAGCCAACTGTTGCCAATCCTGGGCTAGTTGAGCATCTTCTTGCGACTTGGCAGCGGATTTAAGTTCTTCAGCCAATTTAACCAGTTGATCGATGCTTAAGGGGTTTTCTTGGTTGGGATCGATCACGTCCACAGTTCTTAAGAAATAGTCTTCGGGTTCGCCAGCTAAAATAATTTGAGCAGTTTCGGAAATCTCGGCATCTACCTGGTTTTCTTCTTGCCAACGCTCCCACTGCTTTTCGATAGTTTGTAACGCTCTTAGTACTCGTGCTGCCTTTAGTTTGGTTTTTAACTGTGCCTGAGCTGCTTCAATACGCTGATTGAGACAGCGTTCTAATATTTCTCCTGTGCCCGTCTCTACTTTTTCCACGAGTATTCTGTAGACTCGCTCTACAGAACTAATCTTTCCCTGAAGAGTAAGCTCAACAATTTCATCGATGAGGGCAAAGTAGCGATCGCTTAATGATTCAGACACAATGAATATTTTACTGGTGCAAAAAAATATTATACCTTTTTAGGATTAGAGACTGAGTAACAGTGATTAAGAACTAGGATTTAAAGTAAAGAAGGTAGAAAAAATGGCGCTCGCTTGGTACTTTATTCAGAGACACTAGTTCAATATTGTAATGAGCCATATAATTGATTGTTACTGCCAAATTATCGGCTAGAAATGACCAAAGACAAGATAAAGCTGTTTATTGTCGATCGCGACTCCATCTTTCGTTTGGGTTTGCGAACAGCGATCGCACAATATGCCGATTTTGAAGTTGTCGGCGAGGGAAATATTAGCAACAATACTTTACGGGAGCTAACTCAAGGCTTAGTTCTTAATGTTTTGGTTATTGGGATCAGCTCTCATTCGGCTGAGTCGGAAATTTCTAGCCTGGAATTTTGCCAACAGTTAAGACAGCTATATCCCCAGCTACCGCTATTTTTGCTTACTCCTAGTTTTTCGGCTAAACAGCTAGTTAAGCTCAAGTCTTGGGGAGTAAAGGGTTATTGCGATCGCGGAGCTGGAATTAATACCGTTATCGAAGGTTTGCACGCTGTCGCCTACGGCAATACTTACTGGCGGATTAACCCCTCTTCACCTAAACTCTGGCAAAAAGCACTATCTCGAATTAGCAAGTCTGGAAGAATAGAGCTAGAAGAAACGCTACAAAGCATTGACGAGCAGCTAGCCAATCCTAATTTATCAGATTGGGAACGAGTCTTTTTAGTTGGGCGTAGACGAGAGTTATTAACGGCTCGTTGGCTATCTAATCGTTTAGTTGCCGAGGAAATAACTTTAATCGAGGATCGCTCGGCAGCTGAACCAAAAGCCGCGGGTAAACTTGCACTTACTCCTGCTACAGAATTAGCCTTTTTGCCAGTTTTTAGCGACTCAGCGAATAAAACTATATTTGAACGGGTAGTAACTGATATTCAACTTGGTTTGACTAACAGAACTAATATACCTTTGGAAATTGATATTCTTCAGTCAGAAATTCAGAAGAGTCTGTGTCATCTAATCTTAAAGCGGCTGAGCGAAACTATTGCTCAAATTCCGATCGCTAATACTTTAGAGCAAAACTATACTGCTTATTTAACAGCTTTATGGTCATGGAGTACTAACTATTTTTTTACTCAACATTATGGTCAACTAGCCGAAGAAGAAGAACAGCAGCTAGCAATATTGTCCGAACAGGAATTTTCGGCGGTTAATCAAAATATTTTCAACTATATCTATGGCATTGCTGAACTATTTGAATACCTATTAGGAAAACCAGGTTTAGCCGTAGATAATATTATTTATCAGTCTGACGATCCAGAAGCGATCGCCAGACTCGAATTTTTGCTCCATAATTTGATTATTCACCTAGCTAACGGGGTAATGCAGGTGTTGCTCAATAATTTTTATGACCTAGAAGTGTTCAAATATAAGCTCTATAAATCTGAATATCGCAGCGATCGCTCACTGGCTCGTTTTCGTAACCAACTATCTTGGAGATATCGCCAGGAAACATATTTTACTCATCCCCAAAACATTTTTGAAAGTCGTCATCGACTATTTGTTTTGAGCAGTGGTGTAGTTAGAACTATGTATGTGTATGCTCCCCGTAAAGACGAACTAGAGCAACTTACGGGTATACCTTGGCTGTCAACAATAGTGATTGAAACCCGTGATGCGATCTCGCCTTTGGTACGTAAATTTATTGCCTTGGCTGGTAGTGGAGTAGTGTTTGTTTTGACCCAGGTAATTGGCAAAGGTTTGGGGTTAGTTGGGAAGGGAATTATTCAAGGAATTGGTAGCACAATTAAAGATGTTCCTTACAACAAAAGAAAACCCTGACCTTAACTTAGCTATGTGTGGACAGGGTTTTAATGAATAAATGTCGCTCGAATTAAATTAGACTAGCTATAAACTATTGATCATCACGGTTTGGGTTAGCATCGCGTTCCAATAAATCTTCTAAAAATTGAAATGAAATATCCTCATCTTCTTCGCTGGATTCAAAAGCTGTTTCCTGGTTGCCATCTTCTAAAATAGGGTCAAGATTGTTAGTGTCTAGCGTATCTAGCCATTCTGAAATGTTGTCAGTATTTTGATTACGAGTATCCAAGCTATCTAACCATTCTGAGATATTGTTCATATCATTAGATTGGTCGTCAGATAAACTAGTAATCTCAGCCGTGTTGTCACTTAATAAATCGAAAGACAAGCTGTCTGTCGATTCTAATTCATCAAAACCCAAATCATCCAAATCTATCTCTTGATTTTGAGTCGTTGTATCCAAGTTATTAACAAAACTGTTGGTTGAAGTAGTTTGAGTCGCATCGACAATTGTCTCATCTAAACTAAAATCCGTGGCGATTTCAGCCTCATCAAAGGTAATTTCATCGAGGCTGGAGTTAAAGAAATTATCCTCATCATCAAAGCTAATTTCATCTAAGCTAAGATCTGCTGAAGTAGTTTGAGTCGTATCGACAATTGTCTCATCTAAACTAAAATCCGTGGCGATTTCAGCCTCATCAAAAGTAATTTCTTCTAGACTGTCATCCACACCATTAGGAATAGCTTCAATATCGGCATCGGCGATAACATTATCACTAAAGTCATCACGAGTAGTTTCTAGGGAAGTATCAAGATCATCTAATTCCTGAAAATCGGTCGATTGCTCAGTGTCTTGTCTTCGATTGAAAAATCCCGATACTGCTGCACCTCCCGCGATCGCTGCACCGCTTTGGATAGTGCGATCGCTAATATTTAGATCTGAATCCGTGTCAATAACAGTCTCTTCATCATCCAATAGATCGAGCTCAGGGGTAGTTGAGTCAGCTATCTCATCTGAAACTGTTTCGGTTAAGCCTAGATCAATTACGGTGTTTTGCTCTGAGCTAAATTCTTCATCTACAGACTGCTCAACATCTTGTCCTCGATTAAAGGACTCCGCAACTTCTACATCGGTGTTGGTAACAGTGTCTTCATCATCCAATAGATCGAGCTCAGGGGTAGTTGAGTCAGCTATCTCATCTGAAACTGTTTCAGGAATACTGGTCAACGTTTCTGTTGAGTCTATACCAGTGGAAGTATTGATCTGTGATTCAACCGAAGGTGTTCTTTCTGTTTCTTCATCTAGAACAAAATCTCCTCTAAACTCTCTAGCAATATTGCTTTCTGCTCCTCGATCGGCTTCAATAACTTCACCAGATTTAACCTCGCTCAAACTTGGAGCGCTTAGATCTGTTGTTTGAGGATTAGTCTGCCGTTGTGAAACGTCTGTATCAGTTTCAAAATAGTCTACAGCGTCGTTTTCTCTGAGATTTGTCGTCATCTCATCTGTCGAGTCCCGGTCGCTAAATAATCCTGAAGCTGCTGTACCACCTAATAATGCTGCACCACCTGCCATCCCTATCCCACTTGGTTGGGACAGATCTTCGTCAGAACTAGTAAAATTGATCTCATCGTCAGCATTAGTTTGTAGTTGGGTTGGCTGATCGGTAATTTGTAATTTGGTTTCTTGCCCTGTGAACTCACTAACAGGGTTAGAAGGTATTTCGTTAACTCGATCGCCTTCAGTTTTGTTTCTACCACCCACAAAATTGGTAGCAGCACCTCCTGTAGCAATAGCAGCATTGCCAATTCCCGTAGCGTTACTGTTACCAAGCTCGTCTGATGCATTCGCACCTACCGCTGACAGACCGCCATCGCCAGGAGTAGGCGATCCACCCCTGTTGCCATTTGGAGAATCATCATCGGGAATATTGCCGAGCGCTGGTTCGCGATCGCTCTTTTTACGTCTTGCAGCTGAAGCTGCGATCGCTCCTAGTAATGGAACTCCAATGATTATCGGTAGCCACCACCACCATTTGTTCTCGTTTTCGCTCTTCTGTGCCTCTGGAGTATCCCCGTCTACAGCATCAGGTGTGACCACGTCACTCTGAGCAATCTTGGTGTCTGGGGCTGCTTGACCATTTGCATTGATGGCACTAGGTGTGACCACGTCACTCTGAGCAATCTTTATCTCTGAGGCTGCTGACCCATCTACCGTATTTGAGGAAAGAGGTTCGCCACTGTCTGCTACATCAGGAGTAATCTCGCCACTGTCTACTACATCGGGGTTAATCTCACCACTGTCTGCTACATCAGGGTTAATCTCACCACTGTCTGCTACATCAAGAGTAATCTCGCCACTGTCTGCTACATCAGGAGTAATCTCGCCACTGTCATTTAAATCTGCATTGGGGTTAGTTTCAAGTGCGTTAGCTATAGTGCGATCGCTCTTCGCGACGCGAAGCGCAAAAGTGCGGTCTTGGGGGTTTCCCCCATGAGCAACTTTTGTAAGAAGCGAGTCCTTTAGGGTACTTGAAGGGTAATCGCGCTCTGTGTTATTTGCCAACCCATTAGCAATTGCTACATTTCTAGTCGCTGTCAAAGAACCTATTCGACTAGCAATAACCTGGTTTCCGCCTTCTGCGGTGGCAAAGCCTAAATATGCCTGTACCGCCTCGCTAGGAGTTCCCTGATATACTAGGCTAAAAGGTTGGGAAAAAGGATATTTTGGATCGTCAGGCTGAGTTTGATGCATGGTTACGATCTTGACATCATCACGGTTAATCACATCATTGGCAACAGCATAACCAACTCCGTTATCGCCTAATTGAGCAATCATATCGTCAGTACTATCCTGTTCCAACTTTACCGTATTAGAACCTGTACTAAGTTCTCCTGCTTGAAAGACTGGATAGTTAGGAAAAGCCTGTCTAGTGTCGTTGCTATCGGGTAAGTCTACTAGCTGGATTTTGCCTGGAGTACCACCTAACTCAGACCAGTCGGTAATTTCTCCGCGAAAAATTTGAGCAAATTGAGCGATGGTCAAGTTGCCATCATAAGAATTATTATTGGAGACAACGATCGCAATTTTTTCTCGACTAACGGGAATTGCCAGCAATCCTTGCGCTTTTTCTTGGGTCGTCAAAGAACGACTAATTGCCACGAGGTCTGTTTTTCCTGCTAATAAGCTTTCCAAGGCACTGTCTGAAGCCTGAGTTTCGATATTAACTTGTGCCTGAGGATATTTGGCAATGAACTTTTCGGTTAAAGTTTGGTTAATACTACTGCTACTATCAGAAGCTGCTATCTGTATTTTCGCATTCTGATTAAGCTTGTCAGGAACAGTAAAAGTTGTAGTGGCTGTATTTGACTGAGCTATTAAAAAAGCCCTAGCAGGTTTAGATACTCCAAACAAGGCTAGTAATATGGCTAAGGTAACTAAAGGATTATGTCTTTTATGTAACATTTCAGGTTTAAATTTTATTTAATTATTTGGCGATTAATTATATCGGGGAGGCAGCCGAGATATTGAATAAGGGTTATGTTGTTTTAAGTATTTGTAATTCGATAAAAACACTTATTTTTATTTTGGCTAACACATACTATCAAAAACGTTAATTTATTTCCACAAAAATTAATTTTGAACATCAATCTTTAAGATAAGTTGTTATGAAAGACAACCTATTTTATTGATTTGCCAGATTTATGAAGTGGAAACAAAGAACAGTAAAATAAGACAATATTTTAATTTTAATCCTTGACCAAAATAAGCTTTTCTACATACAAAGATATATTAATCAGCTAGAACAAGAAAAATTGGCAATTGTAGCTTTTCCTAAAGGATACCGCTACGCATATAGCTTTTAAGAGTTTTTGTTGGCAGATGGGTAAGGAAAATAATGCGTTAGCATTACATATTCAGCAACGCTATTTTACAAATAGTAATTTAAGCATGACCTATTAACTGAATGTATTTACCTTTTAGCTCCTGCTGGTGTGCTTTCGGTTACGGTAGATACCATTGCTGCTGCTAGCTGTTCTGGAGACACCTGAAAAGGTAGTCGATGTATATCTGACTGGGGCTGAGTAGCGATCGCCGTAACCTGTCGCAGTTGAGCCAAACTAATATCTGCTAATCCTAAGTCTTCTAGAGTTTTGGGTAACCCGATGTCGGTGTAAAACTGTAATAACTGCTTTCTCGCAGAGGCAGCTAACTGATTTCCCTGTACCATTTCTTCCAAGCGCAACTGGACTAAAATACCGTAAGCTACCTTTTCGCCATGCAGCACGTCGTGAGCTTCAAGTAAATGAGTTAAACCGTTATGAACCGCATGGGCTGCCACTGTGCGACAGTCTGCGCCACCAACGCCACCGATTACACCAGCAAGCAACACTGTCGCATCAACTACTTCGCGCCATTCATCGCTATCAGGCTGGTTTAAGGCGATCGCCGATTTTTGCAATAAGATATCGCGCAAGATTCGAGCTTGCTGTACTGCTGAAATTAATAACGTAGCAGTCGAATCGCCACTACTTACAGAAGCTTCATACCATTTAGCGATCGCGTCGCCAATTCCCGCGATTAAAGTTCGTCGAGGAGCAGTACGTACCAAACCATAATCGAGAATTAATAAATCTGGACAACGACTGAGAGTTACGTCGTACTGAAATGCTCCCACTTCAGAATAAACGTTAGATAAAGCTGTCCAAGCAGCGCAGGTAGCTCCAGAAGTAGGAACAGTAACTACGGGCAAGTCACTCTGAGCGGCCAGTAATTTTGCCAGATCCAAAGCTTTGCCACCACCTACACCAATGATTAAATCAGCTTGATGCTGTTGAACCGCATCTTTTAACCTGGCGAGTGAAGTTTCTGCACAGTCAGGACTATAGTTAGCCAACTGACTAACTAGCTTTTCTGCTTTAAAGACAGGCTCTAAGACAGGCTCGATTACCTTTAAAGTTTGTCCGCCCACCACTAGGGGACGAATACCCAATCTAGCAATTTCCCTGCCCGAATTGGCTAGACAGTTTTCGCCCCGTAATACCCTGGCAGGGGCGATCGCCAAAGGTGTGTAACTACTTATTGTAGTTGATGCTGTGGTGGCTTTTTTGCTCATATCTTTAGATGGTTCAATACTCTTGCTGTTGCTAGAGACTAAGTTAGCTGGGCTAAATTCTGCTCGAACACCTCAATCTGGATATCTTTATTACCTCGGTCAATCAGCGATCGCTTAGCTTCGCCTAAAAACAGAGGCTGAGATATTCCTGCTTGAGGGTGCAGTACAGTTCTTAATTTAACAATAAACTGATTATTTCCGCCTGCGCCTGTTCTACCATAAGAGTATAGATCGGTCGCAGCCTGAATTAATGTCGGTTCAATAGCGGATTTATCTATATCAGGAGGTACGGCTACTACTGCTTGATTGGCACCGCTATCGTAAATTACAGAATAGCGTACCGCTCCTGGAATTTCGGTATGGGAAAACAAACCTAAGCCCAGAGCAAAAATTCCTACGGTAAGCACTCCCATAAAGCTAGTTACCCCAACCAGTCGAAAGCGAAAGTTCCAACCGACGACAAATGAGATGATGGCTACAACAAGACAGATAATAGTGGCAATTCCCGACCATTTGGCATAAGTAAAAAGATTAGTCATTGGCGATCCGCAGTTAAATAATATAAAAAATAGGCATCGATAGCACAAGCCATCTGATACCTATGTTCCTGATAAAAATATATCAGCTATTTTATTTAATTAATCACAGTTAACCTAAATTTGCTCTTTATTTACTA
Coding sequences:
- a CDS encoding thermonuclease family protein, with translation MPFTLIQGTFQPDTGNPDGDTVRFAPDNSMLVFMLNRRGRPPRINQDNKTISLRYEGIDAMENGARTPESSNATEKNLDLLGITDTVGETQGYILSNQLDPNGRAISFIFTGKPKDGEADGNSIFLTPERLKTSINYKLIANGNAYPLFYDTLFYDLRQEITNMVQTARKAKKGIWQDDVTTEGVTWKGASSLDKLPPLFPKLWRRLQEYTLDRDFRDDSQTLDEFIDYLQIKRSERVLVLAQARFTGFDNVIEVNGNTIKLLFQPEELIFMS
- a CDS encoding tetratricopeptide repeat protein, whose protein sequence is MSESLSDRYFALIDEIVELTLQGKISSVERVYRILVEKVETGTGEILERCLNQRIEAAQAQLKTKLKAARVLRALQTIEKQWERWQEENQVDAEISETAQIILAGEPEDYFLRTVDVIDPNQENPLSIDQLVKLAEELKSAAKSQEDAQLAQDWQQLADGISEGLKTFTALEEDLVSWMYGSSSNFSGFDAQRPNPWRIWAQKVSSALPKQLFQTLAQQQSTLAFARVANNLELRGWIELAILLQYIQRGLVTWFDRQPYNSKFGKELSYSTLLTFASIWCELWQALENSNPALADGCFLMMLQILRTFAQREDFPLYSGVFASFSGEYLQDTLDYFDEPLKQVEGTEEKARILTLLGYSQRTAGAYEKAILFHQEALEIAIDANDYHCEIANLNHLSRTNVNLKNYSEAINYSQRALIAARQVGDKLGEANASVNLGYAQVFAARELDSMAAESYSEAIRYLEQGVELAKKQGDSQSQSFGYSSLGIAYVILEQPTAAIASLTKGAELAQYSRDVYLQGLSFSYLAEAYYSIDDRAAAITYGSLGMYLLNQINSLEWRQVAGLLSIIQGQIGAEFNNILGQQRSQIIGLIGVDGYDYLPTLLEDYRS
- a CDS encoding DUF3685 domain-containing protein; translated protein: MLLPNYRLEMTKDKIKLFIVDRDSIFRLGLRTAIAQYADFEVVGEGNISNNTLRELTQGLVLNVLVIGISSHSAESEISSLEFCQQLRQLYPQLPLFLLTPSFSAKQLVKLKSWGVKGYCDRGAGINTVIEGLHAVAYGNTYWRINPSSPKLWQKALSRISKSGRIELEETLQSIDEQLANPNLSDWERVFLVGRRRELLTARWLSNRLVAEEITLIEDRSAAEPKAAGKLALTPATELAFLPVFSDSANKTIFERVVTDIQLGLTNRTNIPLEIDILQSEIQKSLCHLILKRLSETIAQIPIANTLEQNYTAYLTALWSWSTNYFFTQHYGQLAEEEEQQLAILSEQEFSAVNQNIFNYIYGIAELFEYLLGKPGLAVDNIIYQSDDPEAIARLEFLLHNLIIHLANGVMQVLLNNFYDLEVFKYKLYKSEYRSDRSLARFRNQLSWRYRQETYFTHPQNIFESRHRLFVLSSGVVRTMYVYAPRKDELEQLTGIPWLSTIVIETRDAISPLVRKFIALAGSGVVFVLTQVIGKGLGLVGKGIIQGIGSTIKDVPYNKRKP
- a CDS encoding substrate-binding domain-containing protein is translated as MLHKRHNPLVTLAILLALFGVSKPARAFLIAQSNTATTTFTVPDKLNQNAKIQIAASDSSSSINQTLTEKFIAKYPQAQVNIETQASDSALESLLAGKTDLVAISRSLTTQEKAQGLLAIPVSREKIAIVVSNNNSYDGNLTIAQFAQIFRGEITDWSELGGTPGKIQLVDLPDSNDTRQAFPNYPVFQAGELSTGSNTVKLEQDSTDDMIAQLGDNGVGYAVANDVINRDDVKIVTMHQTQPDDPKYPFSQPFSLVYQGTPSEAVQAYLGFATAEGGNQVIASRIGSLTATRNVAIANGLANNTERDYPSSTLKDSLLTKVAHGGNPQDRTFALRVAKSDRTIANALETNPNADLNDSGEITPDVADSGEITLDVADSGEINPDVADSGEINPDVVDSGEITPDVADSGEPLSSNTVDGSAASEIKIAQSDVVTPSAINANGQAAPDTKIAQSDVVTPDAVDGDTPEAQKSENENKWWWWLPIIIGVPLLGAIAASAARRKKSDREPALGNIPDDDSPNGNRGGSPTPGDGGLSAVGANASDELGNSNATGIGNAAIATGGAATNFVGGRNKTEGDRVNEIPSNPVSEFTGQETKLQITDQPTQLQTNADDEINFTSSDEDLSQPSGIGMAGGAALLGGTAASGLFSDRDSTDEMTTNLRENDAVDYFETDTDVSQRQTNPQTTDLSAPSLSEVKSGEVIEADRGAESNIAREFRGDFVLDEETERTPSVESQINTSTGIDSTETLTSIPETVSDEIADSTTPELDLLDDEDTVTNTDVEVAESFNRGQDVEQSVDEEFSSEQNTVIDLGLTETVSDEIADSTTPELDLLDDEETVIDTDSDLNISDRTIQSGAAIAGGAAVSGFFNRRQDTEQSTDFQELDDLDTSLETTRDDFSDNVIADADIEAIPNGVDDSLEEITFDEAEIATDFSLDETIVDTTQTTSADLSLDEISFDDEDNFFNSSLDEITFDEAEIATDFSLDETIVDATQTTSTNSFVNNLDTTTQNQEIDLDDLGFDELESTDSLSFDLLSDNTAEITSLSDDQSNDMNNISEWLDSLDTRNQNTDNISEWLDTLDTNNLDPILEDGNQETAFESSEEDEDISFQFLEDLLERDANPNRDDQ
- a CDS encoding iron-containing alcohol dehydrogenase family protein, producing the protein MSKKATTASTTISSYTPLAIAPARVLRGENCLANSGREIARLGIRPLVVGGQTLKVIEPVLEPVFKAEKLVSQLANYSPDCAETSLARLKDAVQQHQADLIIGVGGGKALDLAKLLAAQSDLPVVTVPTSGATCAAWTALSNVYSEVGAFQYDVTLSRCPDLLILDYGLVRTAPRRTLIAGIGDAIAKWYEASVSSGDSTATLLISAVQQARILRDILLQKSAIALNQPDSDEWREVVDATVLLAGVIGGVGGADCRTVAAHAVHNGLTHLLEAHDVLHGEKVAYGILVQLRLEEMVQGNQLAASARKQLLQFYTDIGLPKTLEDLGLADISLAQLRQVTAIATQPQSDIHRLPFQVSPEQLAAAMVSTVTESTPAGAKR
- a CDS encoding Ycf51 family protein; its protein translation is MTNLFTYAKWSGIATIICLVVAIISFVVGWNFRFRLVGVTSFMGVLTVGIFALGLGLFSHTEIPGAVRYSVIYDSGANQAVVAVPPDIDKSAIEPTLIQAATDLYSYGRTGAGGNNQFIVKLRTVLHPQAGISQPLFLGEAKRSLIDRGNKDIQIEVFEQNLAQLT